From the genome of Vanessa tameamea isolate UH-Manoa-2023 chromosome 16, ilVanTame1 primary haplotype, whole genome shotgun sequence, one region includes:
- the LOC113393955 gene encoding DNA-directed RNA polymerase III subunit RPC7-like — MAGRGRGNGKSLTHEQLQALGITRADNAPQILAPPPLFPKLEVKPLPLNCDAATDYMVIVKDQFIEYLHESPAYVKANTRTDGIERYSDKYKLLALDAKKGKVLDCVWANMPPELRPHGGRARTTTRKRKLDDPIEIAKRLQTLEKKESQEDTAMETNENEEEVKKEDEDNEELLDEQEQEEEIDDGTDYANNYFDNGEDYEDEDDALDDGPVY; from the coding sequence atggcagGAAGAGGCAGAGGTAATGGGAAGTCATTAACTCATGAACAGTTACAAGCTCTTGGTATCACTCGGGCAGATAATGCACCACAAATTCTAGCACCACCGcctttatttccaaaattagaAGTAAAACCGCTTCCCTTAAATTGTGACGCGGCGACGGATTACATGGTTATAGTAAAGGatcaatttattgaatatttgcaTGAGTCACCTGCGTACGTTAAAGCAAATACACGAACTGATGGCATAGAACGATATTCCGACAAATACAAGCTTCTCGCTTTAGATGCAAAAAAAGGTAAGGTTTTAGATTGTGTTTGGGCTAACATGCCGCCCGAGTTAAGGCCACACGGTGGTCGAGCTCGCACCACTACCCGGAAACGAAAATTAGACGACCCTATTGAAATAGCAAAAAGATTACAGACATTGGAGAAGAAAGAATCTCAGGAAGATACAGCTATggaaacaaatgaaaatgaagAAGAAGTAAAAAAAGAAGATGAAGATAATGAAGAGCTGCTGGATGAACAAGAACAGGAAGAAGAAATTGATGATGGAACGGACTACGCAAATAACTATTTTGATAATGGAGAAGAttatgaagatgaagatgatgCTCTTGATGATGGACCAGTATACTAA
- the LOC113393958 gene encoding uncharacterized protein LOC113393958 — translation MHYIIVTEFETPSETSCRIKGLLSTDAKNLETYFLGFHINCSNMQDFFEVDISGDQVLQILGGSSFNYSIISQSMAIENTAIGGRTVKIQKLVWTMGK, via the exons ATGCATTACATTATTGTTACGGAGTTTGAAACTCCTAGTGAAACTTCGTGTAGAATAAAG ggaTTGCTTTCAACTGATGCTAAGAATTTAGAAACTTACTTTTTGGGATTCCATATAAATTGCAGTAATATGCAAGATTTCTTTGAAGTGGATATTTCAGGAGACCAAGTGTTACAGATTTTAGGCGGATCTAGTTTCAA TTACAGTATCATCAGTCAATCAATGGCTATTGAAAATACTGCAATTGGAGGGAGAACCGTGAAAATCCAAAAATTGGTTTGGACCATGGGTAAATAA
- the LOC113393956 gene encoding large ribosomal subunit protein eL14, translating into MPFERYVEPGRVALVADGPLKGKLVSVVDVIDQTRALVDGPGSGVPRQQIRLNQLHLTKFRLSYPFTAPTRVVRKAWTDAKLNEKWAESQWSKNLANKEKRAEMTDYDRFKLTSARVKRNRARTAVFKSLKVKAARGGKFGKKKVPKTPAKKQRTKKAPAAKPAKK; encoded by the coding sequence ATGCCTTTCGAACGCTACGTAGAACCAGGGCGTGTTGCCCTGGTAGCCGACGGACCCCTTAAAGGAAAGTTGGTGAGTGTTGTGGATGTCATTGATCAAACACGAGCACTCGTCGATGGTCCCGGCAGCGGTGTTCCACGACAGCAAATTCGTCTCAACCAACTGCACCTTACAAAATTCCGCCTTAGCTATCCATTCACAGCACCAACACGTGTTGTAAGGAAAGCTTGGACCGATGCTAAGCTTAATGAAAAATGGGCTGAAAGCCAATGGTCTAAGAATCTGGCTAATAAGGAGAAACGCGCTGAAATGACTGATTACGACAGGTTTAAGTTAACATCAGCAAGGGTCAAGAGAAACCGAGCCAGGACGGCTGTTTTCAAAAGCCTTAAAGTTAAAGCTGCGCGAGGAGGCAAATTTGGAAAGAAGAAAGTTCCCAAAACACCAGCCAAGAAGCAACGTACGAAGAAGGCACCCGCAGCCAAACCAGCGAAGAAGTAA